In one window of Cellulophaga sp. HaHa_2_95 DNA:
- the corA gene encoding magnesium/cobalt transporter CorA, with protein sequence MKKPKFKLRTKKPSKLHKIMGKAPGTVTYMGQREGAKSVLSVINYDEHTLDIHDVVDLGQIDFHQKSEFTSWIDVVGLSDELFIAQLGKLSQINPLVLEDIVNTQQRPKIDEYENYIFGVFKMLYLNENQEIVSEHLAMVLMESSVIVFQELQDDVFDGLRERIKSKSGRIRTRGADYLFFALLDAVVDNYFVILEHINHRIEMLEDEVYDNPTNDVAHRIQELKKEVLKLRRQIAPVKELVGRLLDSENPLITKDTKLFLRDVQDHCIEINESLQIYREMSMSLMEMYMSNMSNKMNEVMKVLTIMASIFIPLTFIAGVYGMNFDHMPELHSEHGYPIVWGVMIAMFIGMLIYFKRKKWL encoded by the coding sequence ATGAAGAAACCAAAGTTTAAATTAAGAACTAAAAAACCTTCAAAACTTCATAAAATTATGGGGAAGGCACCTGGTACGGTAACGTATATGGGGCAAAGAGAAGGAGCTAAATCTGTTCTATCTGTAATTAACTACGACGAACATACCTTAGACATTCATGATGTAGTTGATTTAGGGCAGATAGATTTTCATCAAAAATCAGAATTTACTTCATGGATAGATGTTGTTGGGCTTAGTGATGAGTTATTCATAGCGCAATTAGGGAAGCTGTCTCAAATAAACCCTTTGGTATTAGAAGATATTGTTAATACGCAGCAACGGCCAAAAATAGATGAATATGAAAATTACATCTTTGGTGTTTTTAAAATGTTGTACCTGAATGAAAATCAAGAAATTGTTAGCGAGCACCTCGCGATGGTGTTGATGGAGTCTTCCGTAATCGTTTTTCAAGAATTGCAGGATGATGTTTTCGATGGGTTGAGAGAGCGTATCAAATCAAAATCAGGAAGAATCCGAACACGTGGAGCAGACTACTTATTTTTCGCATTACTAGATGCAGTGGTTGATAATTACTTTGTAATTCTAGAGCATATCAATCATAGAATTGAGATGTTAGAGGACGAAGTATATGATAATCCAACCAATGATGTGGCTCATAGAATTCAGGAGCTGAAGAAAGAAGTGCTTAAATTAAGAAGGCAGATAGCTCCTGTTAAGGAATTAGTAGGTAGGTTATTAGATTCTGAAAACCCTTTAATTACAAAAGATACAAAACTGTTTTTAAGAGATGTTCAGGATCATTGTATTGAAATAAATGAGAGCCTACAGATTTATAGAGAAATGTCTATGAGTTTGATGGAAATGTATATGAGTAACATGAGTAATAAAATGAATGAAGTCATGAAGGTACTAACTATTATGGCTTCCATATTTATTCCGCTTACCTTTATAGCTGGTGTTTATGGAATGAATTTTGACCATATGCCAGAATTGCATTCAGAGCATGGGTATCCCATTGTTTGGGGTGTTATGATTGCGATGTTTATTGGTATGTTAATCTACTTCAAACGCAAAAAATGGCTTTAA
- the cysM gene encoding cysteine synthase CysM: MSHNIINLIGNTPLVESRVLNTNPNVKLYFKLEGQNPGGSVKDRAALNMIKSALDRGEISTDTKLIEATSGNTGIALAMIANIYGLSIELVMPENATIERVQTMRAYGATVTLTSSSIGIEGARDYAEDKVKNHGFVMLNQFGNDDNWKAHYKSTGPEIWRDTDQKVTHFVSSMGTTGTIMGTSTYLKEQNNAVQIVGVQPTDNSSIPGIRKWPQEYLPKIFNASKVDTVLEVSQDEATAMTLRLAKEEGIFAGMSSGGATAAAIRLANTLESGVIVSIICDRGDRYLSSGLFDE; encoded by the coding sequence ATGTCTCATAACATTATAAATTTAATAGGAAATACGCCCCTTGTAGAATCTCGTGTTTTGAATACCAACCCTAATGTAAAGCTCTATTTTAAGCTAGAAGGGCAAAATCCAGGTGGGAGCGTTAAAGACAGAGCCGCTTTAAATATGATTAAAAGTGCTCTTGATCGTGGAGAAATTTCTACAGATACAAAATTAATTGAAGCTACTAGCGGCAATACTGGAATTGCATTAGCTATGATTGCTAATATCTACGGATTGAGTATCGAATTGGTCATGCCTGAGAATGCTACCATAGAACGCGTACAAACCATGAGAGCATACGGGGCAACTGTGACCCTTACCTCCTCTAGTATTGGTATTGAAGGTGCAAGAGATTACGCGGAAGACAAAGTTAAAAATCATGGTTTTGTAATGTTAAACCAATTTGGAAATGATGACAACTGGAAAGCACATTACAAATCTACGGGTCCAGAAATCTGGAGAGATACCGACCAAAAAGTAACTCATTTTGTTTCTTCAATGGGCACTACAGGAACCATAATGGGTACTTCTACCTATTTGAAGGAACAAAACAACGCGGTACAAATTGTAGGCGTACAACCTACTGATAATTCTAGTATTCCAGGCATTAGAAAATGGCCACAAGAATATTTACCTAAAATATTTAATGCCTCTAAGGTCGATACTGTTCTAGAAGTGAGTCAAGATGAAGCAACAGCAATGACACTTAGGCTCGCTAAAGAAGAAGGTATTTTTGCCGGTATGAGTAGCGGTGGCGCTACGGCAGCTGCCATACGATTAGCAAATACATTAGAGAGCGGTGTAATTGTGAGCATAATCTGTGACAGGGGTGATCGTTACTTATCTTCTGGTTTATTTGATGAGTAG
- the epsC gene encoding serine O-acetyltransferase EpsC has translation MDSESIINKINQHKTQPNLRFKLKEKVQQFTDKLFYTLFDIDTPVEENLDVLERLFDELVELGCWEIDKPCKKVWESYVVKLPEVLEKLNLDAQAFVNCDPASSSIEEVYMAYPGFYAIAIYRLAHELYVQGFPLVPRLMTEYAHRQTGVDINPGAQIGKSFFIDHGTGVVIGEAAIIMDDVRIYQGVTLGGLYVAKNLRKTKRHPTIENNVTIYANATILGGKTVIGANSIIGGNAFITSSVPPNSTVYHASEIKIKTAPNVS, from the coding sequence ATGGATTCAGAGTCTATTATCAACAAGATAAATCAACACAAAACACAACCTAACCTAAGGTTCAAATTAAAAGAGAAGGTTCAACAGTTTACCGATAAATTGTTCTACACGCTTTTTGACATTGACACCCCCGTGGAAGAGAATTTAGACGTCTTAGAGCGTCTATTTGACGAATTGGTAGAACTTGGTTGTTGGGAAATTGATAAGCCTTGTAAGAAGGTTTGGGAGAGTTACGTTGTTAAATTGCCCGAAGTTCTAGAAAAACTTAACCTAGATGCGCAGGCATTTGTTAATTGCGACCCGGCATCTTCTTCTATTGAAGAAGTTTATATGGCCTATCCAGGTTTTTATGCGATTGCTATTTACAGGCTAGCGCATGAATTATATGTACAAGGGTTTCCTTTAGTACCTAGGTTAATGACTGAGTATGCCCACAGGCAAACTGGCGTAGACATCAATCCCGGAGCACAGATAGGAAAATCATTTTTCATTGATCACGGAACTGGTGTAGTTATAGGAGAAGCCGCTATCATCATGGATGACGTTAGAATTTATCAAGGGGTAACGTTAGGCGGCCTTTATGTTGCTAAAAACTTACGCAAGACTAAAAGACATCCCACCATTGAGAACAACGTTACCATATACGCAAACGCTACTATTCTTGGTGGTAAAACTGTAATCGGCGCTAATAGTATTATTGGAGGAAATGCTTTTATAACCTCTTCTGTACCGCCAAACTCTACCGTTTACCACGCTTCAGAAATTAAAATTAAAACAGCTCCAAATGTCTCATAA
- a CDS encoding DUF2461 domain-containing protein, translating to MANEVLTKEVLNFLKQLEKNNNRTWFDEHKTIFKTHENKVKDLYNSVLEGLRATDEIEKLKVFRIYRDVRFSKDKTPYKIHFAGSFSRTGAKLRGGYYIRIKPGDSFIAAGFWDPNKEDLFRIRKELELDSEEFRSVIGESSFKKVWGDITGDELKTAPKGFDKEHENIDLIRKKQFIFIRKMTDKEVLSLNFVEEVTKSFVAIRPFFDLMSDILTTDLNGVSLLD from the coding sequence ATGGCAAACGAAGTACTAACAAAAGAAGTCTTAAATTTTCTAAAACAATTAGAAAAGAATAATAATAGAACCTGGTTTGATGAGCATAAAACTATCTTTAAAACACATGAAAATAAGGTTAAAGATTTGTATAATAGTGTTTTAGAAGGTCTTAGAGCTACAGACGAAATTGAAAAATTAAAAGTGTTTAGGATTTACAGAGATGTGCGCTTTTCTAAAGATAAAACCCCCTATAAAATACATTTTGCAGGATCTTTTTCTAGAACAGGAGCAAAATTACGAGGAGGTTATTACATAAGAATAAAACCAGGAGATAGTTTTATTGCGGCAGGATTCTGGGATCCAAACAAAGAAGACTTGTTCAGAATTAGAAAAGAGCTAGAGCTTGATTCAGAGGAGTTTAGAAGCGTAATAGGGGAGTCGTCCTTTAAGAAAGTCTGGGGAGATATTACTGGTGATGAATTGAAAACAGCGCCAAAAGGATTTGATAAAGAGCACGAGAATATTGATTTGATACGTAAAAAGCAGTTCATTTTTATTAGAAAAATGACCGATAAAGAAGTCTTGTCCCTAAATTTTGTGGAAGAGGTGACTAAATCATTTGTAGCAATTCGCCCATTTTTTGACTTAATGAGCGATATTTTGACTACCGATTTAAATGGTGTTTCTCTTTTAGACTAA
- a CDS encoding glyoxalase: MNERSHSLKKIRPVIATARISDAMSIEEYFQNKTLRPVLKLQNPLLLDVFKNYIKKHKNSYYSLSIEKRFVYIENAIQKDIKFRNSLKGMIIGQFTVEEYQDYIQNSSALNKRMMNMVVERLKNQIQFFENEALV, translated from the coding sequence ATGAACGAAAGATCACACAGTCTCAAAAAGATTCGACCTGTAATTGCTACAGCTAGAATTTCTGATGCCATGAGTATCGAAGAGTATTTCCAAAACAAAACATTACGTCCTGTACTAAAACTACAGAATCCTTTGCTACTTGATGTTTTTAAAAACTATATTAAAAAACACAAGAACAGCTACTACAGTCTTTCTATAGAAAAACGATTTGTGTATATTGAAAATGCTATTCAAAAAGATATAAAATTTCGTAATTCCTTGAAAGGGATGATTATTGGACAATTTACCGTTGAAGAGTACCAGGATTACATCCAAAACTCCTCTGCCCTAAACAAAAGAATGATGAATATGGTGGTAGAACGGCTAAAAAATCAAATTCAATTTTTTGAAAACGAAGCTTTAGTCTAA
- a CDS encoding acyl-CoA thioesterase, which translates to MRFHTRKWVKPEDLNANNTLFGGRVLAWIDEECALYSIIQLENKKVVTKYMSEINFMSTAEKGDIIEIGIEVVKFGKSSLTLNCEVRNKMNHETIVTVDNIIMVNLGEDGKPLSHNKTKIEYVKDRLAAQS; encoded by the coding sequence ATGAGATTTCACACAAGAAAATGGGTTAAACCAGAAGACTTAAATGCCAATAATACATTGTTTGGAGGAAGGGTTTTGGCTTGGATAGATGAAGAGTGTGCCTTATATAGTATTATTCAATTAGAGAATAAGAAAGTGGTTACTAAATACATGTCGGAAATTAATTTCATGAGCACCGCTGAAAAAGGGGATATTATTGAAATTGGTATAGAGGTTGTAAAATTTGGAAAATCGTCTTTAACCTTAAATTGCGAGGTTCGTAACAAAATGAATCACGAAACTATAGTGACGGTAGACAATATTATCATGGTAAATTTAGGTGAAGACGGTAAGCCTTTGTCACACAATAAGACAAAAATAGAGTATGTTAAAGATAGATTAGCTGCTCAGTCTTAA
- a CDS encoding ATP-binding protein, with translation MKSNELLSYISDLESKLNSFSFEELTSDEAVRLKNSFQAFKEKIEAKTQNNERLDSVRKVKSLNGNPKKRKKVVSTSNEEQLIARVSHEIRTPLNGIVGFTELLSESSLTEDQSTHVQAIKGASNTLLNLINELLEYSKLTSGTAYFESVDFNFHNIVNDVCYLCETLIVNPKIDFNVTYSEAIPENLIGDPSKLSQVLLNLIGNAIKFVEVGSIHLAVDVVKKSKSKVVLGFSVTDTGIGIAADKLTTIFDYYKQASDDTQKNYGGTGLGLSIVKHIIASLNGEISVASKLGVGTTFNFSLPYEIGQPKDFVSNVLVDEEILEQERQVGKLNILVFEDNTMNQKLIQNRLNNWGCSNFITDDLTEGIAILEHYKIDVILMDLRMPVTSGYIVAKVIREHQNDRIKNLPIIALTADFSIKDKNLCAATGINDYLLKPFDSKVLLQKITKNTNTFNQIDPMKSPQVISKINAVESCNVNLSDVIDDCLGEVEMLEELVMLFKQNIVEFIGKTKVDLKNADIKGVQFNTHKIKAGLRIMRTDGLLRIAEQMHKVCLDDQDFKYLNFLFDCFVKEYPVIESEIATAIAAFKKDN, from the coding sequence TTGAAATCTAACGAATTACTTTCGTACATATCTGACTTAGAGTCAAAACTGAATAGTTTTTCTTTTGAAGAACTTACGTCAGATGAGGCTGTTAGATTAAAAAATTCTTTCCAAGCTTTCAAAGAAAAAATAGAAGCTAAAACACAAAACAACGAAAGATTAGATTCTGTGAGAAAGGTAAAATCTCTAAACGGGAATCCAAAAAAAAGAAAGAAGGTGGTTAGTACTTCAAATGAAGAACAGCTTATTGCTAGGGTTAGCCATGAAATAAGAACCCCACTCAATGGCATTGTTGGTTTTACGGAGTTACTATCAGAAAGCAGCTTAACGGAAGATCAGAGTACCCATGTACAAGCTATAAAAGGTGCCTCTAATACATTATTAAATTTAATAAACGAGTTATTAGAATATTCTAAACTTACTTCTGGGACGGCCTATTTTGAATCTGTTGATTTCAATTTTCATAACATCGTGAATGATGTTTGCTATTTATGTGAGACACTTATTGTAAATCCTAAAATTGATTTTAACGTAACTTACTCGGAGGCTATACCCGAGAATTTAATTGGTGACCCTTCTAAATTATCGCAAGTGCTTTTAAACCTGATAGGCAATGCTATAAAATTCGTGGAAGTTGGCAGTATACATTTAGCAGTCGATGTAGTTAAGAAGAGTAAAAGCAAGGTGGTTTTAGGTTTTTCAGTAACAGATACAGGAATTGGAATAGCAGCGGATAAGTTGACCACTATTTTTGACTATTACAAACAAGCTTCTGATGATACTCAAAAAAATTATGGAGGTACAGGCTTGGGTCTTAGTATTGTTAAGCATATTATAGCATCTCTAAATGGTGAAATTTCTGTAGCGAGCAAATTAGGTGTGGGTACTACATTTAATTTCTCTTTACCTTATGAAATAGGGCAGCCTAAAGATTTTGTTTCTAATGTTCTAGTAGATGAAGAAATTCTGGAGCAAGAGCGCCAAGTAGGAAAGCTAAATATTCTTGTTTTTGAGGATAATACCATGAATCAAAAATTAATACAGAACCGCCTAAATAATTGGGGTTGTTCTAATTTTATTACAGATGATTTAACGGAGGGTATTGCCATCCTCGAACATTATAAGATAGATGTTATTTTAATGGATCTACGGATGCCAGTAACCAGCGGTTATATTGTGGCGAAGGTAATCAGAGAGCATCAAAATGATCGCATTAAAAACTTGCCAATTATCGCTTTAACGGCAGATTTTTCTATTAAAGATAAGAACCTTTGTGCAGCTACCGGAATCAATGATTATTTATTAAAACCCTTTGACTCTAAGGTATTGCTTCAAAAAATTACAAAAAATACAAATACATTTAACCAAATTGACCCCATGAAATCCCCCCAAGTAATTTCAAAAATCAATGCAGTAGAATCCTGTAACGTCAACCTTTCTGATGTTATCGATGATTGTTTAGGCGAAGTAGAAATGCTAGAAGAATTAGTAATGCTTTTTAAACAAAACATAGTGGAGTTTATTGGTAAAACCAAAGTAGATTTAAAAAATGCTGATATCAAAGGAGTACAATTTAATACGCATAAGATTAAAGCAGGTTTACGAATCATGAGAACAGACGGTTTGCTTCGTATCGCAGAGCAAATGCATAAAGTGTGTTTAGATGACCAAGATTTTAAATATCTAAATTTTCTTTTTGATTGTTTTGTAAAAGAGTATCCGGTGATTGAAAGTGAAATAGCAACAGCTATAGCGGCATTTAAAAAAGATAACTAA
- a CDS encoding response regulator transcription factor, whose translation MDAIKLLLADDDQLLASLLDFRLKKAGYQVKVCTDGKSVKKYLETERPDIIVSDIMMPYFSGLEITDYVRNELKLSVPIIILSSAGNEENVLSAFKLGANDFLAKPVSPAELLLRLQKELARI comes from the coding sequence ATGGATGCTATTAAACTGCTATTGGCAGATGATGACCAATTACTCGCATCTCTTTTAGACTTTCGTTTAAAAAAGGCGGGATATCAGGTCAAAGTCTGTACAGATGGCAAAAGCGTAAAAAAATATCTAGAAACAGAAAGGCCAGATATTATCGTATCAGATATAATGATGCCTTACTTCTCAGGCTTAGAAATTACAGATTACGTACGAAACGAATTAAAATTATCTGTTCCAATCATTATCTTATCATCCGCAGGGAATGAGGAGAATGTATTAAGTGCATTTAAATTGGGTGCTAATGACTTCCTAGCAAAACCAGTAAGTCCCGCCGAATTACTACTAAGACTCCAGAAAGAGCTCGCAAGAATCTAA